Proteins co-encoded in one Ruegeria sp. HKCCD4315 genomic window:
- the cbiE gene encoding precorrin-6y C5,15-methyltransferase (decarboxylating) subunit CbiE, whose translation MSDAPWLTVLGLGEDGLDGLSPTSRQVLDRAEVIMGPPRHLSLLPETGAERIEWPVPFSDGLPILQGLRGKQTVVLASGDPFWFGAGSVIARNFDAGEWTALPGQSTFSLAAARLGWPLESTLTFGLHAAPLTRLRPHLAPGLRAILLLRDGKAVAELATYLTETGFADSSLHVMQALGGPRENSQTVTLTEALPGTFDHPVCVGLDVTGAGPALSKASGKPDDIFETDGQITKRPIRALTLSALAPQRGEHLWDIGGGTGSISIEWLMCDPTLSATCIEPRADRAERIRRNADTLGQDRLNVVHGTAPKALSGVDLPDVVFIGGGLSANLLAWLRDALPKGTRLVANAVTLESEALLARWHEDLGGDLLRIELAHSAPLGQRRGWKSAYPVVQWSVTL comes from the coding sequence ATGTCTGATGCTCCGTGGCTGACAGTTCTGGGGCTGGGCGAAGATGGGCTTGATGGCCTGTCGCCAACAAGCCGTCAAGTGCTGGACCGGGCCGAAGTGATCATGGGGCCACCACGCCACCTGTCACTGCTGCCCGAAACCGGGGCGGAACGCATTGAATGGCCGGTGCCCTTCTCGGATGGTTTGCCGATCCTGCAAGGGCTGCGCGGAAAGCAAACTGTAGTTCTGGCCTCGGGCGATCCGTTCTGGTTTGGCGCGGGGTCTGTCATTGCGCGCAACTTCGATGCCGGTGAATGGACCGCCCTGCCCGGCCAATCCACCTTTTCGCTGGCCGCTGCCCGGCTCGGCTGGCCCTTGGAAAGCACTTTGACCTTTGGCCTGCACGCCGCGCCGCTGACCCGGCTGCGCCCCCATCTGGCCCCGGGTCTGCGCGCGATTCTGTTGTTGCGCGACGGAAAGGCTGTGGCGGAACTGGCAACATACCTGACTGAAACCGGTTTTGCAGATTCTTCCCTGCACGTGATGCAGGCTTTGGGCGGCCCGCGCGAAAACTCTCAAACCGTCACTCTGACCGAGGCCCTTCCTGGCACGTTCGACCACCCCGTCTGCGTTGGCCTGGACGTCACCGGCGCAGGTCCTGCGCTGTCCAAAGCGTCTGGCAAACCCGATGACATCTTTGAAACCGACGGGCAGATCACCAAACGTCCCATCCGAGCGCTGACCCTCTCAGCGCTTGCCCCGCAACGGGGCGAACATCTGTGGGATATCGGTGGCGGCACAGGTTCAATAAGCATCGAATGGCTGATGTGTGATCCGACCCTTTCCGCGACGTGTATTGAGCCCCGTGCCGACCGGGCTGAGCGAATCCGCCGAAATGCAGATACGTTGGGGCAAGATCGATTGAATGTAGTACACGGAACCGCACCAAAAGCGCTGTCCGGTGTCGACCTGCCGGATGTCGTTTTCATCGGCGGAGGATTGAGCGCCAATCTGCTGGCGTGGCTGCGCGATGCGCTTCCCAAAGGCACGCGCCTTGTAGCCAACGCTGTCACATTGGAAAGCGAGGCCCTGCTGGCACGTTGGCACGAAGACTTGGGCGGTGACCTGCTTCGGATAGAACTGGCACATTCCGCCCCGCTGGGACAGAGGCGCGGCTGGAAATCCGCCTATCCGGTGGTGCAGTGGAGCGTAACGCTATGA
- a CDS encoding CaiB/BaiF CoA-transferase family protein: MAASEGPLKGVKVLDLSRILAGPTCTQLLGDLGASVIKIENPGTGGDDTRQWGPPYVTDAEGNRSDLSAYFMSANRNKKSVALDIATAEGQAEIRRLASHADILIENFKPGGLAKYGLDYDTLSKEFPGLVYCSISGYGQTGPNASKPGYDLMAQGYGGIMSLTGDPEGAPMKVGVGIADVMCGMYASVGILAALRHRDLTGEGQQIDLALVDAQIAWLINEGVNYLTSGNVPQRRGNGHPNIVPYEVYETADGHVILAVGNDGQFKKFCSFLGRSELAEDPRFATNPSRLEHRDALNAILRPSMQALDTKEVISGLEALKVPVGPVQTLDQVFNTEQVAARHMKIDMQAQPGPVSLIGNPLNLSRTPVTYRSAPPVCGADTEAVLSAENPFED; this comes from the coding sequence ATGGCCGCATCTGAAGGCCCCTTGAAGGGCGTCAAAGTTCTGGATCTTAGCCGGATTCTAGCAGGACCCACATGCACGCAATTGTTGGGCGATCTGGGCGCAAGCGTTATCAAGATCGAAAACCCCGGCACAGGCGGCGACGACACAAGGCAATGGGGTCCGCCCTATGTGACAGATGCCGAGGGCAACCGCTCGGACCTGAGCGCCTATTTCATGTCCGCCAACCGCAACAAGAAATCCGTCGCGCTGGATATCGCTACCGCTGAGGGTCAGGCCGAAATCCGTCGGCTGGCCTCACACGCGGATATCCTGATCGAGAACTTCAAACCCGGCGGGTTGGCCAAATACGGCCTGGACTACGACACGTTGTCGAAAGAGTTTCCCGGATTGGTCTACTGCTCGATCTCGGGCTATGGACAAACCGGACCGAACGCCAGCAAACCCGGTTACGACCTGATGGCACAAGGCTACGGCGGGATCATGTCGCTGACTGGCGATCCAGAGGGCGCACCGATGAAGGTGGGCGTTGGTATCGCAGATGTAATGTGTGGCATGTATGCGAGTGTCGGGATTCTGGCCGCGCTGCGCCACCGAGACCTGACCGGTGAAGGTCAGCAGATCGATCTGGCGCTTGTTGACGCGCAGATTGCGTGGCTGATCAACGAAGGTGTTAACTACCTGACCTCGGGCAATGTTCCCCAGCGGCGCGGCAACGGACATCCAAATATCGTGCCCTATGAGGTTTATGAAACCGCAGACGGCCATGTGATTCTGGCCGTTGGGAATGACGGACAATTCAAAAAGTTCTGTAGCTTTTTAGGAAGATCCGAACTGGCCGAAGACCCTCGCTTTGCGACCAACCCATCGCGCCTTGAACATAGGGACGCGCTGAACGCCATCTTGCGACCCTCGATGCAGGCCCTGGACACAAAAGAGGTCATCTCGGGTCTTGAGGCTCTGAAAGTTCCGGTCGGCCCGGTGCAGACGCTTGATCAGGTTTTCAACACCGAACAAGTCGCCGCACGGCACATGAAGATCGACATGCAAGCCCAGCCGGGCCCTGTCAGTCTGATCGGAAATCCGCTCAATCTGTCACGCACGCCTGTAACATATCGCAGTGCGCCCCCGGTGTGTGGAGCGGATACTGAAGCAGTTCTGAGCGCCGAAAACCCGTTCGAGGATTGA
- a CDS encoding DUF302 domain-containing protein, with the protein MKAFIPLLCLIASPVWSQDAPEGWAVYPTDKPYSELVDDTKAAIKENGLIVVTQAGPTKAAAARGITIPGNRVIGAFNNDYAVRVLETSTHAMIEAPIRFYVTENEDGSATLSYKTPSFVFAPYASEGGQALADIAAELDTKFQSVAQDAVK; encoded by the coding sequence ATGAAAGCCTTTATTCCCCTGCTCTGCCTGATCGCTTCGCCCGTCTGGTCGCAGGACGCGCCGGAAGGCTGGGCCGTCTACCCGACAGACAAACCCTATTCCGAGCTGGTTGACGACACCAAAGCCGCCATCAAGGAAAACGGGTTGATCGTCGTGACGCAGGCTGGCCCCACCAAGGCAGCGGCCGCGCGTGGTATCACCATTCCAGGCAACCGGGTGATCGGAGCTTTCAACAACGACTACGCGGTGCGGGTGCTTGAAACCTCAACCCATGCGATGATCGAAGCGCCCATCCGCTTTTATGTCACGGAAAACGAGGACGGCTCTGCCACTCTGTCCTACAAAACCCCCAGCTTTGTCTTTGCCCCTTACGCATCAGAAGGGGGGCAAGCATTGGCGGACATCGCCGCAGAACTTGACACAAAGTTTCAATCTGTCGCCCAAGACGCAGTCAAATAG
- a CDS encoding cobalamin biosynthesis protein produces the protein MIVAGLGFSSAATEDSLREAFNAATANHDVAALATVTDKEGHSALTSFAEEVSLPVHFIAAADLAGQRTLTCSTRSRATYGTGSVAEASALAAAEKLFGLGARLLSPRQISDDRLATCAIAIGGQT, from the coding sequence ATGATCGTTGCTGGCCTCGGTTTCTCCTCTGCTGCAACAGAAGATAGCTTGCGTGAAGCATTTAACGCGGCGACTGCGAACCATGATGTGGCAGCCTTGGCGACTGTAACCGACAAGGAAGGCCATTCAGCACTGACATCTTTTGCAGAAGAGGTGTCTCTGCCCGTGCATTTCATTGCCGCAGCCGATTTGGCCGGGCAACGCACACTCACCTGCTCGACCCGCAGCCGTGCCACCTATGGCACCGGAAGCGTGGCCGAAGCATCCGCATTGGCCGCCGCCGAAAAGCTATTTGGCTTGGGCGCGCGGCTGCTCTCACCCAGACAGATTTCAGACGACCGGCTGGCGACCTGCGCCATAGCCATCGGAGGACAAACATGA
- a CDS encoding cobyrinate a,c-diamide synthase, producing MAMTNPPGVLISAPSSGTGKTTVMLGLLRALAEDGLTVQPFKSGPDYIDPAFHRAAAGRASFNLDSWAMGDPLLSAISAQAEGADIVVAEGSMGLFDGVAKPGELGHGSSAETAARMGWPVVLVLDVGGQAQSAAATALGFKMYNPDLPFAGVILNRCASPRHERLTRLGMERAGLPVLGVLPRRGDLTLPERHLGLIQAVEHPDLESAIVGYAAFLREHVDLEAIKRAASTGPGGPSSAALPRPPAQRIALARDAAFSFTYPHLLEGWRAAGAEILPFSPLANEAPATNADLIWLPGGYPELHAGTLAAANTFLTGLRKHAETKPVHGECGGYMALGTALIDKDGARHEMAGLLGLVTSYQKRKFNLGYRKAELLAQMPGFAEGAALRGHEFHYSSIVDQPDAPLARVFDAEGAEGPQTGSVRGNVTGTFFHLIAEASA from the coding sequence ATGGCGATGACTAATCCCCCAGGCGTTCTGATCTCGGCCCCGTCGTCGGGCACCGGCAAGACAACGGTGATGCTGGGCCTGTTGCGGGCGCTGGCTGAGGATGGTCTGACCGTGCAACCGTTCAAAAGCGGGCCGGATTACATTGATCCTGCGTTCCATCGGGCGGCAGCGGGCCGTGCCTCGTTCAACCTGGACAGCTGGGCGATGGGCGATCCTTTGCTGAGCGCGATTTCAGCGCAGGCCGAGGGCGCGGATATCGTTGTGGCCGAAGGTTCGATGGGGCTGTTCGATGGTGTCGCCAAACCCGGAGAACTGGGCCACGGGTCAAGTGCTGAAACCGCTGCGCGCATGGGGTGGCCTGTGGTTCTGGTTCTGGACGTCGGCGGTCAAGCGCAATCGGCGGCAGCCACGGCGTTGGGGTTCAAGATGTACAACCCCGATCTGCCCTTTGCCGGAGTGATCCTGAACCGCTGCGCCAGCCCCCGGCACGAGCGTTTGACCCGACTGGGCATGGAACGCGCAGGATTGCCGGTGCTGGGCGTGTTGCCGCGCCGGGGTGACCTGACCCTACCCGAACGGCATTTGGGTCTGATCCAGGCCGTTGAGCATCCGGATCTGGAAAGCGCAATCGTTGGCTATGCGGCGTTTCTGCGCGAACATGTTGATCTTGAGGCGATCAAGCGGGCGGCTTCCACAGGCCCCGGCGGGCCATCGTCAGCCGCGCTGCCGCGCCCTCCTGCTCAGCGGATTGCTCTGGCTCGGGATGCGGCCTTTTCGTTCACCTATCCGCACCTGCTGGAAGGCTGGCGCGCGGCTGGGGCCGAAATCCTGCCTTTCTCGCCACTGGCAAATGAAGCCCCGGCGACGAATGCCGATCTGATTTGGCTGCCCGGTGGATACCCTGAGTTGCACGCCGGAACGCTGGCGGCAGCGAACACATTCCTGACGGGTCTGCGCAAACATGCCGAGACCAAGCCGGTTCATGGGGAATGCGGGGGCTATATGGCGCTTGGGACAGCGCTGATCGACAAGGATGGCGCACGGCATGAAATGGCGGGTTTGCTGGGACTGGTGACGTCGTATCAAAAGCGCAAGTTCAACCTTGGTTACCGCAAGGCTGAATTGCTGGCACAGATGCCCGGTTTTGCTGAAGGCGCTGCACTGCGCGGGCACGAATTCCACTATTCTTCGATTGTGGACCAACCTGATGCCCCGCTTGCGCGTGTGTTTGATGCCGAAGGCGCAGAAGGCCCGCAGACGGGCTCGGTGCGCGGCAACGTCACCGGCACTTTCTTTCACCTGATCGCAGAGGCCTCGGCATGA
- the cobJ gene encoding precorrin-3B C(17)-methyltransferase, which yields MSGWVKIAGLGPGDEALVTPEVTAALEEATDVVGYIPYVARVAERPGLTLHASDNRVEIDRSQHALQMAAEGKKVVVVSSGDPGVFAMAAAVFEALESGPAEWRDLQIDVLPGITAMLAASARAGAPMGHDFCAINLSDNLKPWSLIEKRLRLAAQADFSMAFYNPRSKSRPEGFVKTLEILRDECEPERLIMFARAVSRADEAIRISTLAEATPEMADMQTVVIVGSSRTRVIERKGAPIVYTPRFTPDEDQG from the coding sequence ATGAGCGGTTGGGTCAAGATTGCAGGGTTGGGACCGGGTGATGAGGCACTGGTGACACCAGAAGTTACTGCGGCGCTGGAAGAGGCCACCGATGTGGTAGGTTACATCCCGTATGTGGCCCGTGTGGCCGAACGCCCCGGCCTGACCTTGCACGCAAGTGATAACCGGGTCGAAATCGACCGCTCTCAACATGCATTGCAAATGGCAGCTGAGGGCAAGAAAGTTGTTGTCGTATCCTCGGGCGACCCCGGTGTGTTTGCCATGGCCGCAGCCGTCTTTGAGGCGCTGGAGAGCGGCCCTGCAGAATGGCGCGATCTTCAGATCGATGTACTGCCGGGTATCACCGCGATGCTGGCCGCATCTGCGCGGGCGGGTGCGCCCATGGGGCATGATTTCTGCGCCATCAACCTCAGCGACAACTTGAAACCCTGGTCATTAATCGAAAAGCGGTTGCGTCTGGCGGCACAGGCCGATTTTTCGATGGCCTTCTACAACCCACGCTCAAAGTCTCGCCCGGAAGGGTTTGTAAAAACACTCGAAATCCTGCGCGACGAATGTGAGCCCGAGCGCCTGATTATGTTCGCTCGCGCGGTTTCGCGGGCGGACGAGGCGATCCGGATTTCGACGCTTGCCGAAGCCACACCCGAGATGGCGGATATGCAGACAGTGGTCATTGTGGGTTCGTCCCGCACCCGCGTGATCGAGCGCAAAGGCGCACCAATCGTGTACACCCCTCGCTTCACCCCTGATGAGGATCAGGGATGA
- a CDS encoding thiamine pyrophosphate-binding protein has translation MQDPSPRAADLLAQRLYEAGCRHAFGMPGGEVLTLVDALEKAGITFHLTKHENSAGFMAEAVHHRDGAPAILVATLGPGAMNGINVVANALQDRVPMIVLTGCVDADEALTYTHQVMDHAQVYRSITKGTFTLTAKGADVIADKAVSLAMQPRPGPVHIDVPISVADTPVTGVKRRRLTKIAPVSPGGECLEKARRWVAEAERPIAVVGLDVLYDDSRSVVQAFLEHFGIPFVTTYKAKGVVPEDHPLCLGGAGLSPLADKHLVPLIEQSDLVLCLGYDPIEMRPGWREIWDPADKRVIDISAVVNDHYMHQAGLNLVADTGETLEAIAKGNPARATWPDGEPGQVKAALAKAFPNDEDWGPAAVIAETRAVLPPETLATADSGAHRILLSQMWNCSEERGLIQSSALCTMGCAVPMAIGLKLAEPQRPVISFSGDAGFLMVAGELSTAAEMGGNPIFLVFVDASLALIELKQRQRQMGNKGVDFGHHDFAAMGRAFGGHSHTVRNRTELRAALEAAVKANTFTVIAAEIERGGYDGRI, from the coding sequence ATGCAGGACCCCTCGCCCCGCGCCGCGGATCTTCTGGCCCAACGCCTGTACGAAGCAGGGTGCCGCCACGCCTTTGGGATGCCGGGGGGCGAAGTTCTGACATTGGTCGACGCGCTGGAAAAGGCAGGTATCACCTTTCACCTGACCAAACACGAGAACTCCGCCGGTTTCATGGCTGAGGCCGTACATCACCGCGACGGCGCGCCTGCGATATTGGTGGCAACACTTGGCCCCGGCGCGATGAATGGCATCAACGTGGTGGCCAACGCATTGCAGGACCGTGTGCCGATGATCGTGCTGACAGGGTGTGTCGATGCGGATGAAGCGTTGACCTACACACATCAGGTCATGGATCACGCGCAGGTCTATCGCTCGATCACCAAGGGCACCTTCACACTGACGGCCAAAGGCGCGGATGTCATTGCGGACAAGGCGGTCTCGCTGGCGATGCAGCCGCGCCCCGGCCCGGTTCATATCGATGTTCCGATCTCAGTCGCCGACACGCCAGTGACCGGGGTGAAACGCCGCCGCTTGACCAAGATCGCGCCTGTCAGCCCCGGGGGCGAGTGTTTGGAAAAGGCCCGCCGCTGGGTGGCAGAGGCCGAACGTCCCATTGCCGTAGTCGGTCTGGATGTTCTGTATGACGACTCGCGCAGCGTCGTGCAGGCATTTTTGGAACATTTCGGCATCCCGTTTGTGACCACCTACAAAGCCAAAGGCGTGGTCCCTGAAGATCACCCCTTGTGTCTGGGCGGTGCCGGTCTGTCGCCGCTGGCGGACAAGCATCTGGTGCCTCTGATCGAACAGTCGGATCTGGTGCTGTGTTTGGGCTATGACCCAATCGAAATGCGCCCCGGCTGGCGCGAGATTTGGGACCCCGCAGACAAACGCGTTATCGATATCTCTGCCGTGGTCAATGATCACTACATGCATCAGGCGGGGCTGAATCTGGTGGCCGATACAGGCGAGACATTGGAAGCCATCGCCAAGGGCAATCCGGCGCGCGCCACGTGGCCGGACGGCGAGCCCGGGCAAGTCAAAGCCGCTTTGGCAAAGGCCTTCCCGAATGACGAAGATTGGGGACCGGCGGCGGTTATTGCTGAAACGCGGGCAGTATTGCCCCCTGAAACTCTGGCAACCGCAGATAGCGGAGCACATCGTATTTTGCTGAGTCAGATGTGGAATTGCAGCGAGGAGCGGGGACTTATCCAGTCTTCGGCGCTGTGCACCATGGGATGTGCGGTTCCAATGGCGATCGGCCTGAAACTGGCAGAGCCTCAGCGCCCGGTCATCAGCTTTTCAGGCGATGCCGGTTTTCTGATGGTGGCCGGGGAATTGTCGACCGCAGCCGAGATGGGCGGCAATCCGATCTTTTTGGTCTTTGTCGACGCAAGTCTTGCGCTGATCGAACTGAAACAGCGTCAAAGACAAATGGGAAACAAAGGCGTCGACTTTGGTCACCACGACTTCGCTGCCATGGGTCGGGCCTTTGGTGGACATAGCCATACCGTTCGAAACCGGACAGAATTGCGCGCAGCGTTGGAAGCTGCTGTAAAGGCAAACACTTTTACTGTCATCGCGGCAGAGATTGAGCGTGGAGGCTATGATGGCCGCATCTGA
- a CDS encoding cobalt-precorrin-6A reductase, translating into MTNLLIPDVLILGGTTEANALAKTFSEQRITAVYSYAGRVEAPRPQPLPVRVGGYGGSEGLADYIRDNAITHVVDATHPFAAQMSRNAIEACRATQTPLAALTRAAWTPQTGDNWHHVPDIAAAVDALSGDAQRVFLAVGRMHLEDFAAQPQHIYLLRLVDDTDSLPLPNAEVVVARGPFTEADDRELMQRHGTQLVVSKNAGGTGARAKLDAARALGLPVLMIDRPVLPQRTELTTVAQVLDWLSHP; encoded by the coding sequence ATGACCAACCTCCTGATCCCCGATGTGCTGATCCTTGGCGGCACGACCGAGGCCAACGCCTTGGCTAAAACCTTTTCGGAACAACGGATTACGGCCGTCTATTCCTACGCGGGACGAGTGGAAGCGCCACGCCCGCAGCCTTTGCCAGTACGTGTTGGCGGTTACGGCGGGTCGGAAGGTCTGGCAGATTACATCCGCGACAACGCCATCACTCATGTCGTGGACGCAACCCATCCGTTTGCGGCCCAGATGAGCCGGAATGCGATCGAGGCGTGTCGGGCAACGCAGACGCCCCTGGCCGCGCTGACCCGCGCGGCGTGGACGCCGCAGACCGGCGATAACTGGCATCACGTCCCTGACATCGCGGCGGCTGTCGATGCACTGTCCGGGGACGCACAGCGGGTTTTCCTGGCCGTTGGCCGTATGCATCTTGAGGATTTTGCAGCCCAGCCCCAGCACATTTATCTGCTGCGTCTGGTGGATGACACCGACAGCTTGCCCTTGCCGAATGCCGAAGTTGTCGTTGCCAGAGGGCCCTTTACCGAAGCCGACGATCGCGAGCTGATGCAGCGCCATGGGACGCAGCTTGTTGTCTCCAAGAACGCAGGAGGCACCGGTGCGCGGGCCAAGCTGGACGCGGCGCGCGCATTGGGCCTGCCTGTGCTGATGATCGACCGCCCGGTTCTGCCACAACGGACCGAGCTTACGACTGTCGCTCAGGTTTTGGACTGGCTGTCTCATCCCTGA
- the cobF gene encoding precorrin-6A synthase (deacetylating) has protein sequence MIDLSLIGIGTGNPDHVTFQGAQAIRAADLILIPRKGENKADLAGLREEIIAEVTDTTPQIAYFDIPKRRADDGYLRGVDEWHDAIALRWQEAMDTHPTAQHVVLLIWGDPSLYDSSLRIAARLDPKPNTKVIPGITALQALTAAHAIPINDLGAPYVVTTGRRIRDEGWPATGSKVAVMLDGECSFQSLEMAEFDIWWGAYVGMKEELLINGPLDLVAQQILDTRAKARADHGWIMDIYVLKKRSV, from the coding sequence ATGATTGACTTGAGCCTGATCGGCATCGGCACGGGAAACCCCGATCATGTGACCTTTCAAGGGGCGCAGGCGATCCGGGCGGCGGATCTGATTCTGATCCCGCGAAAGGGAGAGAATAAAGCCGATCTGGCTGGGCTACGCGAGGAAATCATTGCAGAAGTCACCGATACCACGCCCCAGATCGCATATTTCGATATCCCGAAACGCCGCGCGGACGATGGCTATTTGCGCGGAGTTGACGAATGGCACGATGCCATTGCCCTGCGCTGGCAAGAGGCTATGGATACCCACCCAACGGCACAACATGTGGTCTTGCTGATTTGGGGGGACCCGTCGCTCTACGACAGCTCGCTGCGCATCGCTGCACGGCTGGACCCCAAACCCAACACGAAAGTGATCCCCGGCATTACTGCCTTGCAAGCGCTGACCGCGGCCCATGCGATCCCGATCAATGATCTGGGTGCGCCTTATGTCGTCACAACAGGCCGCCGCATTAGAGATGAAGGGTGGCCCGCAACCGGCTCAAAAGTAGCGGTTATGTTAGATGGAGAATGCTCGTTTCAATCCCTTGAGATGGCGGAATTCGACATCTGGTGGGGCGCGTATGTGGGTATGAAAGAAGAGCTGCTGATCAACGGTCCGCTGGATCTGGTCGCCCAACAGATCCTGGATACGCGTGCCAAAGCACGAGCAGATCATGGCTGGATCATGGACATCTATGTGCTGAAGAAGCGCAGTGTTTGA
- the cobM gene encoding precorrin-4 C(11)-methyltransferase has protein sequence MTVHFIGAGPGAADLLTLRGRDIIASCPVCLYAGSLVPEEILSHCPEGAKIINTAPMDLDQIMAEIDAAHKVGQDVARLHSGDLSVWSAMGEQIRRLKEMGIPVSVTPGVPSFAAAAAALGTELTLPGLAQSVVLTRTPGRASSMPEGETLENFARTGATLAIHLSIGNLDKVIADLTPAYGADCPVAVVYRASWPDEQIIRATLETLKDALDEKISRTALIMVGPALAGEGFDESCLYSKTYDRRYRPQSADSPWSSWSHGDD, from the coding sequence ATGACCGTTCATTTCATCGGCGCCGGACCGGGCGCTGCCGACCTGTTGACGCTGCGCGGGCGCGATATCATCGCATCCTGCCCCGTGTGCCTTTATGCTGGTTCACTGGTGCCCGAAGAGATCCTGAGCCACTGTCCCGAGGGCGCAAAGATCATCAACACCGCGCCCATGGATCTGGATCAGATCATGGCCGAGATCGACGCGGCCCATAAAGTGGGTCAGGATGTGGCGCGCCTGCATTCGGGTGATCTGTCGGTCTGGTCGGCTATGGGTGAGCAAATCCGCCGCCTGAAAGAGATGGGCATCCCGGTCAGCGTCACACCGGGCGTGCCGTCGTTTGCCGCTGCCGCTGCTGCGCTGGGTACGGAGCTGACGTTGCCGGGTCTGGCGCAATCCGTGGTGCTGACCCGGACGCCGGGACGAGCATCCTCGATGCCCGAAGGCGAGACGCTGGAAAACTTCGCGCGCACAGGGGCGACGCTGGCCATTCACTTGTCGATCGGCAATCTGGACAAGGTGATCGCCGATCTGACACCAGCCTATGGAGCAGATTGCCCGGTAGCCGTAGTTTACCGCGCCAGCTGGCCGGACGAGCAGATCATTCGAGCCACGTTGGAAACACTCAAAGACGCGCTGGACGAGAAAATCTCACGCACTGCATTGATCATGGTCGGCCCGGCGCTGGCGGGCGAAGGCTTTGACGAAAGCTGCCTGTATTCCAAGACCTATGACCGCCGCTACCGCCCTCAAAGCGCGGATAGCCCGTGGTCCAGCTGGAGCCATGGCGATGACTAA
- the cobA gene encoding uroporphyrinogen-III C-methyltransferase, translating to MSGFVSFIGSGPGDPELLTLKAVDRMQKADAILFDDLSSGPILSHAREDADLVGVGKRAGRPSPKQDHVSRLLVDYAQTGQHVVRLKSGDGGMFGRLEEELVALREAGIAYEIIPGIPSAIAAAAAAGIPLTRRLTARRVQFVTGHDVSGELPDDLNLTALADSQATTVVFMGKRTFPLLVEALNAHGLPLDTPALMAESVSTPDQKLQRATIGALADQLKSEIGKAPALILYGPLAEFEDD from the coding sequence ATGAGCGGCTTTGTCTCTTTCATCGGCTCGGGCCCCGGTGATCCGGAACTGCTGACGCTGAAGGCCGTGGACCGGATGCAAAAAGCGGATGCCATTCTTTTCGACGATCTAAGCAGCGGGCCCATTTTGAGCCACGCGCGCGAGGATGCGGATCTTGTGGGTGTCGGCAAGCGGGCTGGTCGCCCCTCGCCCAAACAGGACCATGTCAGCCGGTTGTTGGTAGATTATGCCCAGACCGGCCAGCACGTTGTGCGGCTGAAGTCTGGCGATGGCGGCATGTTCGGACGTCTGGAAGAAGAGCTTGTGGCCCTGCGTGAAGCTGGAATCGCTTATGAAATCATTCCCGGCATCCCCTCTGCCATCGCAGCAGCAGCGGCGGCAGGCATTCCACTGACGCGCCGGTTGACCGCGCGGCGGGTGCAATTTGTCACCGGTCACGACGTCAGCGGTGAACTTCCGGACGATCTGAACCTGACTGCTTTGGCGGATTCTCAAGCGACCACCGTTGTGTTCATGGGCAAGCGCACCTTCCCGCTGCTGGTTGAAGCGTTGAACGCCCATGGCCTGCCACTGGACACTCCGGCGTTGATGGCTGAATCCGTGTCGACCCCGGATCAAAAGCTGCAGCGCGCTACCATCGGCGCGTTGGCGGATCAGTTGAAATCTGAGATTGGCAAAGCTCCGGCGTTGATCCTGTATGGCCCGCTGGCGGAGTTCGAAGATGATTGA